One stretch of Corvus hawaiiensis isolate bCorHaw1 chromosome 1, bCorHaw1.pri.cur, whole genome shotgun sequence DNA includes these proteins:
- the NEDD9 gene encoding enhancer of filamentation 1 isoform X3 has translation MGQQSHKEISFSAMAIGNVLQHCPEMPQLSSLGTGDVPYSSSARRSAGKPKVITPVRSGQGYVYEFPSKHQKDAYDIPPVRPLQGIYDIPPTSVKGPALPVPTGEAKALGVYDIPLAKGVYAAPPSACQDDTALRENLQDFSSPVGHSVRQEGVYDIPPPITKATGKELNRFSPESLLLPGGMPQTQSVYDIPVNHQNQFLGQQIAPEKDVYDTPRGTAFPGQQTGLSESLIAEGREGVYDVPPQVLQDNKGLQDVTDGMNRLSFSSTGSTRSNMSTSSTTSKDSSHSSSTAQDKRLILDPDTAIERLYHLQQMVETAVNHLTAFITPDWRSYGYMEKHINEIHAAVDKVEQSLLEYLQFAKGSAANASCLSEFSLLNKMRREVQRLEDSHQILTQTSHDLNSYSWSLNVLAVNRVQNKCDDLDRFVMVARTVPDDAKQLTTTISVNAELLFKQALASSRFKTVPENIMNTPDCVYDSPQMQRHGEKAQTHCSSLPLLLSKGQHPYNATSEVSEKSWMDDYDYVHLQGKEEFERQQKELLEKENIIKQSKMELEHHQINQFQRLEQEITKPVENDISKWKPPQDLQTSHDSRLLLFYSDQCETHFNSLLNAIDAFFSCVNSSQPPRIFVAHSKFIILSAHKLVFIGDTLARQMMTQGMCNKVMNSSNQLCELLKSVVLATKAAALSYPSAAALQKMVDRVTELSHHAQLFKLSLVQMASM, from the exons GTAATAACACCAGTCCGGTCAGGACAAGGTTATGTTTATGAATTCCCTTCCAAACACCAGAAGGATGCCTACGATATCCCCCCTGTTCGCCCTCTCCAAGGG ATATATGACATTCCCCCCACATCGGTTAAGGGGCCTGCACTTCCAGTTCCCACGGGAGAAGCAAAAGCTTTAGGAGTGTATGACATACCACTTGCCAAAGGG GTCTATGCTGCACCTCCATCTGCATGCCAAGATGATACAGCCCTGAGGGAAAACTTGCAGGATTTTTCATCTCCAGTGGGCCACAGTGTAAGACAAGAAGGAGTATATGATATTCCTCCTCCCATCACCAAAGCAACTGGAAAAGAACTTAATAGATTTTCTCCTGAGAGCCTGTTATTGCCAGGTGGAATGCCACAGACACAGAGTGTTTATGACATCCCTGTGAACCATCAAAACCAATTTCTTGGACAGCAAATTGCACCTGAAAAAGATGTTTATGATACCCCAAGAGGAACTGCATTCCCAGGACAACAGACAGGACTCAGTGAAAGTCTCATcgcagaaggaagagaaggtgTCTATGATGTTCCCCCACAAGTCCTCCAAGACAATAAAGGCTTACAGGATGTGACTGATGGGATGAATAGGTTGTCTTTCTCCAGCACAGGAAGCACGAGGAGTAACATGTCCACATCTTCAACGACATCAAAAGACTCTTCTCATTCATCATCAACTGCACAGGACAAAAGACTAATCCTTGATCCAGACACTGCTATAGAGAGGCTTTATCACCTCCAGCAGATGGTGGAGACAGCTGTCAATCACCTCACAGCCTTCATTACACCAGACTGGCGGTCCTATGGATATATGGAGAAGCACATCAATGAAATTCACGCTGCTGTGGATAAGGTAGAGCAGTCACTGTTGGAGTACCTCCAGTTTGCCAAAGGATCAGCAGCCAATGCTTCGTGCCTGTCCGAGTTCAGCCTCCTCAACAAAATGAGGAGGGAGGTGCAAAGGCTGGAGGACTCCCACCAGATCCTTACCCAAACCAGTCATGACTTGAACAGCTACAGCTGGTCTTTGAATGTCCTGGCTGTCAACAGAGTGCAGAACAAGTGCGATGACCTGGATCGGTTTGTTATGGTGGCAAGGACAGTCCCGGACGATGCCAAGCAGCTGACCACTACTATCAGTGTCAACGCAGAGCTGCTCTTCAAACAGGCTCTGGCCAGCTCCCGTTTCAAAACCGTACCAGAGAATATAATGAACACTCCTGACTGTGTCTACGACAGTCCTCAGATGCAGCGTCACGGAGAAAAAGCACAGACCCACTGCAgctcccttcccctgctcctgaGTAAAGGCCAGCACCCTTACAATGCCACCAGTGAAGTCTCGGAAAAGAGCTGGATGGATGACTACGATTATGTTCACCTGCAG GGTAAAGAAGAATTTGAAAGGCAACAGAAGGAGcttctggagaaagaaaatattatcaAGCAGAGCAAAATGGAGCTAGAGCACCATCAG atcaATCAGTTTCAACGCCTGGAGCAAGAGATCACAAAGCCAGTAGAGAACGACATCTCCAAATGGAAGCCTCCACAAGACCTCCAGACCTCCCACGACAGCCGCCTGCTTTTGTTCTACTCCGACCAGTGTGAGACTCACTTCAACTCCCTCCTAAACGCCATTGATGCCTTTTTCAGTTGTGTCAACTCTTCTCAGCCCCCCCGGATCTTTGTGGCACACAGCAAGTTCATCATTCTGAGCGCTCACAAACTTGTGTTCATTGGGGACACGCTCGCGAGGCAAATGATGACTCAGGGCATGTGCAACAAAGTGATGAACTCCAGCAACCAGCTGTGTGAACTGCTGAAGAGCGTTGTTCTGGCCACCAAGGCAGCTGCCTTGAGTTACCCCAGcgctgcagccctgcagaagaTGGTGGACCGAGTAACAGAGCTCTCTCATCACGCACAGTTGTTCAAACTCTCACTGGTCCAAATGGCATCCATGTGA